The stretch of DNA cgagggctcaaagtatgcgaaggtctagaagaaaaaaatagccctaccacgctggagactgatctctgcctggcgacaccggttcaccaacccatcgtacgaagtaggattatcacagacagtgactcgatcaaagatctcctggttaaggccctgaaggaaatgatcgtacttggcttcagaactgccactgatatgaggcgcaaagggtaacaactcgaagaatttctgctgatactcatcaacagacatactcccctgcttaaggttcaggagctcaatcgtcttggcctggcgaagggctggaggaaagtacagctgcatgaacgctgcacggaaatcggcccacgtcgctctaccctgcgactgaactatcggcgcagaagtcgatcgccaccacctgcgagcacggccctcgagaagaaaactaagggtctccatcttctgctcatcggtgcactggaatgcgcgaaaacaactctccatgcgctctatccaatcctccgcatcatcgggagtctcaccgccaactaaaggcttaggccccatctgcatgaaacgatgcatatcgaaacgcctaggaccatcccgacgatgacgatgctcacgatgccgcctacgatcgtcctggtcaccccatcgacctacactcccctgactactcccgtcaccaaagtggtcagccattgctacaacatagaatgaggaactagtaaattggtcaacggaaatcccaaaacagaaatctatatcccaaaaacgtacgcatgctctgataccataaatgtagtgacccgttccagaatcacctactagttgagaactaagcatgcaattaacctaattaacaaaaatcagagataacagcggaaaagtcaacaaaaaataccgataaactaaaccaaccagctactcaacgtcctcctcctgctcctcctgagctgtccaacctgaggcctgccccgtggaaatggggtgtccaagaataaacaaaaccgaggacgtgagcgataagaacgcccagtacaaaagtatgagtatacagacctatatgaaatgcacatgctatgatcatgataccggggtagtcaagaaacaggagtcacaaaaggatctcaacaatgctcagtctagaggcgccaagtggatagtgccgcgcggtccaacctctgggtcactgcatccactacaagacagacgtggacctaaaatgtcccggaccaccgaagccctcccgacccgtcggccactgtgtactctcggtgtccatgcgtcaacaagacagggctgagcggccccaagatatagcttatctcgaaagagatacagctcaacagtaaaggctatctcgaaggagaatacggctcaacatgaaatgcaacgtgcagtaataaacgtgacataatagcatgcatcatatgacatatatcaatgcaccacataatcatgcaacacatataagaatgtatactcaaccaggatatctcggatagtactttcgtacctctatcacagcaatcctaatccactggaaccaccagacaacaggtctaatccaagcctattcatcaagtgaaaaccatcactaaacttatctaccagacttaactagataatcctgagataaatactgataaaattccaaaccttcgtccgtcgctagcccgctgatgccgctagctcccaactagagcacagctctgctacaagaccagcagctccccgctagtgcccaaatctcggaacaagactagaacctgtcagaaacgactgaaatgctatggaattctctgaattggcgagtcaaaatgaggaaatccgaccactatttataggccatgttcggatcgtccgaaccctcttcggaacgtccgaactcttacgtgtccatcggctcttgacagctcatgatcggatcctccgatcatacacttcggaccgtccgaacatgcacgtgtccagctgctcttgacacctcatgttcggatccaccgaacctacacttcggaacgtccgaactcccacgtgtcgatcaactcttgacacctaatgatcggatccaccgaacccacttcggaccttacgaactcttcggtgcttccgaaccatcttcggtccgtccgatcatgactcggtcaaaattacaccttaaaccttcttaatcaccattaatccgttaattacccaatttggaattcgggctactacattctcccccccttaaaaagatttcgtcctcgaaatctaggcaagagaataaaacaccattgtaatacactgcaaatattctttattacaactgtataacaattacatcccaggctgatcctggttcagcgcaaaaacctgaccttgggcacgaggtcgaagattcgaactacccactgcctgaccctgccttctctgctgaacagtcgtctgggatccagaaccagatcctgctccacctcgcaactgaggacaattcttcttaatatgccccatctctccgcactgataacaagctcctgcggctactcggcattgctccgatggatggttcttcccacaatgcacacaagcatccttcttctcaccaaagcgaacaacaccgctagaccttgatccagatccagaagaagaagaaccagatttcttgaaagactgaggtcgagggctcaaagtatgcgaaggtctagaagaaaaaaatagccctaccacgctggagactgatctctgcctggcgacaccggttcaccaacccatcgtacgaagtaggattatcacagacagtgactcgatcaaagatctcctggttaaggccctgaaggaaatgatcgtacttggcttcagaactgccactgatatgaggcgcaaagggtaacaactcgaagaatttctgctgatactcatcaacagacatactcccctgcttaaggttcaggagctcaatcgtcttggcctggcgaagggctggaggaaagtacagctgcatgaacgctgcacggaaatcggcccacgtcgctctaccctgcgactgaactatcggcgcagaagtcgatcgccaccacctgcgagcacggccctcgagaagaaaactaagggtctccatcttctgctcatcggtgcactggaatgcgcgaaaacaactctccatgcgctctatccaatcctccgcatcatcgggagtctcaccgccaactaaaggcttaggccccatctgcatgaaacgatgcatatcgaaacgcctaggaccatcccgacgatgacgatgctcacgatgccgcctacgatcgtcctggtcaccccatcgacctacactcccctgactactcccgtcaccaaagtggtcagccattgctacaacatagaatgaggaactagtaaattggtcaacggaaatcccaaaacagaaatctatatcccaaaaacgtacgcatgctctgataccataaatgtagtgacccgttccagaatcacctactagttgagaactaagcatgcaattaacctaattaacaaaaatcagagataacagcggaaaagtcaacaaaaaataccgataaactaaaccaaccagctactcaacgtcctcctcctgctcctcctgagctgtccaacctgaggcctgccccgtggaaatggggtgtccaagaataaacaaaaccgaggacgtgagcgataagaacgcccagtacaaaagtatgagtatacagacctatatgaaatgcacatgctatgatcatgataccggggtagtcaagaaacaggagtcacaaaaggatctcaacaatgctcagtctagaggcgccaagtggatagtgccgcgcggtccaacctctgggtcactgcatccactacaagacagacgtggacctaaaatgtcccggaccaccgaagccctcccgacccgtcggccactgtgtactctcggtgtccatgcgtccacaagacagggctgagcggccccaagatatagcttatctcgaaagagatacagctcaacagtaaaggctatctcgaaggagaatacggctcaacatgaaatgcaacgtgcagtaataaacgtgacataatagcatgcatcatatgacatatatcaatgcaccacataatcatgcaacacatataagaatgtatactcaaccaggatatctcggatagtactttcgtacctctatcacagcaatcctaatccactggaaccaccagacaacaggtctaatccaagcctattcatcaagtgaaaaccatcactaaacttatctaccagacttaactagataatcctgagataaatactgataaaattccaaaccttcgtccgtcgctagcccgctgatgccgctagctcccaactagagcacagctctgctacaagaccagcagctccccgctagtgcccaaatctcggaacaagactagaacctgtcagaaacgactgaaatgctatggaattctctgaattggcgagtcaaaatgaggaaatccgaccactatttataggccatgttcggatcgtccgaaccctcttcggaacgtccgaactcttacgtgtccatcggctcttgacagctcatgatcggatcctccgatcatacacttcggaccgtccgaacatgcacgtgtccagctgctcttgacacctcatgttcggatccacagaacctacacttcggaacgtccgaactcccacgtgtcgatcaactcttgacacctaatgatcggatccaccgaacccacttcggaccttacgaactcttcggtgcttccgaaccatcttcggtccgtccgatcatgactcggtcaaaattacaccttaaaccttcttaatcaccattaatccgttaattacccaatttggaattcgggctactacaggcCATGAAGAGGAATCAAGAGTCTATGTTTGCAGAAGATCAGGCCGCTCGCCAGGAGCGAGAGGAGAATGTGGAGGGAAGTCAGAGTAGGGTGGAGGAGACGCGACCCCGCCCAAGTGAGGAGAATCCGGAGATGGAAGAGATGTGGAAGGAAATACAGATGTTGAGGCAGCAGTTGGGGAGCAGAACGCCGACACCCAAGAGAGGAAAACCTTTTTCACTAGCCATTTTAGAAGAAAGGCTTCCTTCAAATTTTCGACAGCCGAATGTTAGAGAGTATGATGGACATACCGACCCCGAAGAGCATTTGGGGAGATTTGAGAATGCGGCTCTGTTGCACCAATATTCAGATGGAGTCTTGTGTGGGGACCAAAAAGCCGCGCGTCGATGTTATGAGGGGGTGGTGAGGGAGGAGGGGAAAAGAGCGCGTGTAGAGGTTCACATGATTAAGAGAGGAAGAAGTGAGTGACTTTGTTCCAGAGAGGTATAAGAGGAGCATAAAAATTGGAGAAAGCGCAGGGCAAGGCTTAAAAGGGACCCTGAAATGCTTACCACCTCAGAAAATATTGCTCTTGAATTTATTGTTAATGTATTTCATCTTTGCATTTTCCTATGTAATTAGTTGGAATTCAATAAAACCAAGTTCTTATATTAAGTTCATGGATGTTGTTGTATTGTGAGgatgaaataaattttattttcctgctaaggcatcgcctagcagaggagcagtgGGGAGAGgagcaaaaattttattttcctgctaagacatcatcgcctagcagaggagcagtgGGGAGAGgagcaaaaattttattttcctgctaagacatcatcgcctagcagaggagcagttGGGAGAGgagcaaaaattttattttcctactaaggcatcgcctagcagaggagctgAGTTGGGGTGcaagagaaattttattttcctactaaggcatcgcctagtagaggagcagagtttggaagaagagaaaaattttattttcctactaaggcatcgcctagtagaggagcagcgtgagaaattaaattttcctgctaaggtatcacctagcagaggagttagagggtggatgtgttgaatctttattttcctgctaaggtctcacctagcagaggagttagagggtggaggcgttgaatctttattttcctgttaAGGTCTCttctagcagaggagttagagggtgaaggcgttgaatctttattttcctgctaaggtctcacctagcagaggagttagaggatggaggtgttgaatatttattttcctgctaaggcatcacctagcagaggagttagagggtggatgtgttgaatctttattttcctgctaaggtctcacctagcagaggagttagaggatggaggtgttgaatatttattttcctgctaaggcattacctagcagaggagttagagggtggatgtgttgaattcctattttcctgctatggcgtcacctagcagaggagttagagggtggagatgttgaatttttattttcctgctaaggcccggcttagcagaggagttagagggtggaggtgttgaattcctattttcctgctatggcgtcacctagcagaggagtcagagggtggagatgttgaatttttattttcctgctaagacccggcttagcagaggagttagaggatggaggtgttgattttatcTTCATGCTAAGGCATcgtctagcagaggagttagagggtgggcgcgttgaattttatcttcctgctatggcatcacctagcagaggtgttagagggtggagatgttgagtttttattttcctgctaaggcctggcttagcagaggagttagatggtggaggtggtgaattGTTATTCTCCTGCTAtggcgtcgcctagcagaggagcagagtggaggaggagaattaaattttcctgctaaggcatcgcctagcagaggagcagagtttggggaggaaaaatatatatattttttttttggttagtCGATAACGAAAGTTGTTGGGGGAGCAGAGTTTTCGGGGATCGACCTGCCCGGTCAGGTCGCGGGGATCGGGTGAGGGGCGAGCATCGGCGTGGGCGAGCAGGCGAGGGGCGAGCCTGGAGCAGCGCTTGGGCGAGACTGGGCGCTCGGGTGAGGGGCGAGCATCGACGTGGGCGAGCGTGCGAGGGGGCGTGACGTACGAATGCCGGGCGAGCGTGTGGTGCGCGCTGGGGGTGAGGTGTTAGGGCGAGGCGAAGGCAGGGCGGGGGGAGCGTTGGGCGAGCGTGCGAAGGGGCGTGACGTGCGAATGCCGGGCGAGCGTGTGATGCACGCTGGGGGGTGAGGTTCTAGGGCGAGGCGAAGGCAGGGCGAGCTTGGGCGAGACTGCTGCTGCGGCGAGGGCGAGACTGCTGCTGGGCGAGACTGCTGCTGCTGCAAGGGCGAGCTGCTGCTGCTGGGCGAGCTTGGGCGAGAATGCTGCTGGGGGATACTGCTGCTGCTGCGAGGGCGAGCTGCTGCTGGGCGAGCTGCTTGGCGAGGGTGTGCTGGGCGAGGCTCGGGCGCTGGCGGCGAGGAGATGTAAAGGCGAGTGTGGGCGTGCTTGGGCGAGACTCGGCGGCTGGGAGTTGGGCGAGAGTGGAGGGGTGAGGGCGAGAGTGTGCTGGGCGAAGGCGCGCTGCGGATGGAGCGAAGGGCGAGAAGGCGCAAGCTGGGAAGGGTAGGCGAGGGTGTTAGGCGTGGTGCTAGCGAGGGAGAGGTGTTGGGGAGAAGCAAAACAAATTTTGAGGAGGAAATGAGAATGAAGTGAGAGAGGACCAACTTGTGGAGACTACTGAACATCCGGGGAAAAATACCCAACTCGCACCCGGTAACCCGAGGACAGCACGACTAATCGAACTTCGAACctgcgattcagttcgactcgggaTGGGGAGACTGatgataccccatggatgagcCCACTACCCCTGGCCCATCTCAAGCCCAAAAGGAAGACCTACCCATCTAGGGCCCAGGTGTAGACCGGCCCATCtagggcccaggtattctcctataaataccaggtttgagtgttcaTTTAGGGGATgaattcactatattgttttcagcagcacccttagctgctccccccatatatcctcagtcactgacttgagcgtcggaggggctacgccaggacaccctcctggccccctcttaacgatcttctttgttatttcaggctcagggtaactTCAAAACCCGCGTCTggattagtgacacttgctgggagcggaccctaaatttcccgtgagtatgaGGAAGAATACAAGAAATTTCAATATGATAATGCCACAttgatttttaataaatattatcgCCTTTCTCCATTAATTATTGAGACCCCTTGTTTGAGCATAACAATAACCACAAGTTTCGAAGAAAGAAGGAAACTCGTGATTTTTGGATGGGGCCTTGTTCAAAAATTAAAATGTGCATAGAAAGCAAAGTAAGACATGAAATCAATTCCAAGAAAATTATGGGACAACTTTGTATATGTTGGAAATTTTTTCTTTTGCCTTTTATTTTGTTTAGTCTAGCTTCGTATATACAATTAAGTTTGATCCAAAGTTTAAATATAATGCTTAAGTCCACTATGATAGTAGATTATTTTATGTTTCaagatcaaaataaaaaaaaaatcgagaacatgtaaatatttaaatttgatagAGCTCGTGATCTTTTATGGTTCAAGGAATTTTGATCTCTTGTGACTAAATATTGGTTCGTAGACGTTGAAAAAAGGCTTCAAGGACATATTGGCATTGCATTCCTTCTACCAAAAGTCTATGCACGTATATATTTGCATAAATTTTTGTACAAAAAGATGAGTTGAACATGGCCTGTCGATTATTCATTTTCATTGAGACctcttttatgatttaaaacaaTTCAGtattgtcaatttttttttttcaaactaaATCTACCTCCAATACGACGAAGTATGTGTATTAAAGGAAAGGAGAGCACATCATATGTGACCCTACATTATTGAAGCTTTTACTTTATGcctaaattgataattatttggGAAAAAAAATGTACACATATTTAATGATTCATATTCTCATGAATGAAAATGGTGATTATGTATGAAAAGTTACTTACTACAAATATGCTACTGTGTATTTAATTATGTATTCAAGTTTTTTGTGTAAATTTTTTATTGGGAGTTGGTTTCTCTCCGGAGGTTGAGGgtaaactttttttaaaaaacatttaGGAAGACAAGAGCAAAGATTAGGCTCCGTCACTTTCCTTCTAGCATTATTTTCAACAAACCCAAACTTCGAAACAAAATTTTGGGACTACAAAGAATGCCTAAAATATGCTGAAATCAATTATCACGTGAAGTGTCGGCATGTTAATTCGTGGGTTAACTTAGTGCCCCACATCCTAAAaaatgttgatttttattttttataataaatttaactTATCCACATCAATAACTTAAATCGAACAACATATCATGACTAAAATGTCCATCATTTGCTAATATTTATTGTCAAAATgaaataataaagaaatcatataatataaaacactataaataaaatcaaatttaatatttttaggaCATATTAACGTGGACACTGGCGGTTTTGGGGGATTTACAAAGGGGGCAAGTATTGAGGGACGACCCGCACACAGTACAAAGGCAAAGATGCCTGCATGGCAAAATCAGAACGCACGACTCCTCTTCCCCACAGCTCCTGCAAATCGTGTACCTGCCATCAGTTGAGGTCCTCTTCGCTAATGTGCGCTGGTCGGTTTCGCCACAGCACGACTGCGTGTCGTCGATCGACGCTGCCTCCTCGGCGTGGCGTCGCTGAGCAATGACTTGTTCTAGATTGCTCCGTAACGAGTTGGCGGCGGCTTCGTTGCTCTGAGCCAAGTCTCGCCATATCTGATTCTCGATGCTCAGAACTTTTACTCTCTCCTCCAGCGCGCGGTTTAGCTTTCCGATCTTCTGAATCTCTTCTTCCTTTgctttcatttttctcatcatGTTATCTTCAACCGCGGCAGTGATGCTCTGGGAGTATGAGCATCTCTTCCGCCTCTCTTCGATTTCCATCCTCGCTTTCTCTGTCTGTGATTTGTATATTTTAGAACACAAACAAAGCgagtttgaaagaaaaaaaattgtaaactaATCCAACGACACACCGCACACGTATTTAACGTACATGTTGTGAGAGGAAGCGATCGACTTCCAATTGTTGCTGTTGGATCTGAAACGTTAAATCTTCTCCGAGAAAGGTGAAAGAACCGCAACCGTTATTCCCAATCTGGTTCAGCGATGGATGCAGAGGAGGCACCGCACGGTTTCTCGAAACAGGAACGGCGTAGGTGAGGCCACTGTCACATTTCATCTGGGCTGTCTTGTCGTTGATCGGCGAAC from Primulina eburnea isolate SZY01 chromosome 6, ASM2296580v1, whole genome shotgun sequence encodes:
- the LOC140833562 gene encoding probable BOI-related E3 ubiquitin-protein ligase 3 isoform X2 — encoded protein: MMYGLVAPGTTTTAGGAVFPAYGSPINDKTAQMKCDSGLTYAVPVSRNRAVPPLHPSLNQIGNNGCGSFTFLGEDLTFQIQQQQLEVDRFLSQHTEKARMEIEERRKRCSYSQSITAAVEDNMMRKMKAKEEEIQKIGKLNRALEERVKVLSIENQIWRDLAQSNEAAANSLRSNLEQVIAQRRHAEEAASIDDTQSCCGETDQRTLAKRTSTDGRYTICRSCGEEESCVLILPCRHLCLCTVCGSSLNTCPLCKSPKTASVHVNMS
- the LOC140833562 gene encoding probable BOI-related E3 ubiquitin-protein ligase 3 isoform X1, translating into MMINGIEGNGNVYAGAMMYGLVAPGTTTTAGGAVFPAYGSPINDKTAQMKCDSGLTYAVPVSRNRAVPPLHPSLNQIGNNGCGSFTFLGEDLTFQIQQQQLEVDRFLSQHTEKARMEIEERRKRCSYSQSITAAVEDNMMRKMKAKEEEIQKIGKLNRALEERVKVLSIENQIWRDLAQSNEAAANSLRSNLEQVIAQRRHAEEAASIDDTQSCCGETDQRTLAKRTSTDGRYTICRSCGEEESCVLILPCRHLCLCTVCGSSLNTCPLCKSPKTASVHVNMS